Proteins found in one Magnolia sinica isolate HGM2019 chromosome 5, MsV1, whole genome shotgun sequence genomic segment:
- the LOC131245418 gene encoding pathogen-related protein-like encodes MSTEGGSGEVVGDKYRSHIHGEGEEKTQWRHGGPPTYDLVNKLFEEGRTQEWPKGSLEEVVQNAIKTWEMELSHKTHLHDFKTINPEKFKFFVNGRKGLSAEETLKLGSYNALLQNSLPEEFQYYKVDEESFESSHDIFRMALPRGFAWEVLSVYSGPPVIVFKFRHWGFMEGPYKGHGPTGEKVEFSGVAVLKVDESLRAEEVEIYYDPGELFSGLLKGPPISSDHSAFASLQACPFFKGD; translated from the exons ATGTCTACTGAAGGAGGATCAGGAGAAGTTGTAGGCGATAAGTACCGATCTCACATACATGGAGAGGGAGAAGAGAAAACCCAATGGAGGCACGGTGGCCCACCTACCTATGATCTCGTTAACAAACTTTTTGAAGAAGGACGTACCCAG GAATGGCCAAAAGGATCGTTAGAAGAAGTCGTCCAAAATGCTATTAAGACATGGGAAATGGAACTCTCTCACAAGACACACTTACATGACTTCAAAACCATAAATCCTGAAAAATTCAAGTTCTTCGTTAACG GAAGAAAAGGTTTATCAGCAGAAGAAACGCTAAAGCTTGGGAGCTACAATGCGTTGTTGCAGAATTCTCTGCCGGAGGAGTTCCAATACTACAAAGTTGACGAAGAGAGCTTTGAGTCGTCTCACGACATATTCCGCATGGCTTTGCCTCGAGGTTTCGCATGGGAAGTGTTGAGTGTTTACTCTGGCCCACCTGTGATAGTTTTCAAGTTCAGGCACTGGGGTTTCATGGAAGGGCCTTACAAAGGACATGGTCCTACTGGTGAGAAGGTTGAGTTCTCTGGCGTGGCTGTTCTCAAG GTGGACGAGTCGCTGAGAGCAGAAGAGGTAGAGATATACTACGATCCTGGAGAGCTGTTCAGTGGACTTCTAAAGGGGCCTCCGATCTCTTCGGACCACTCGGCTTTTGCCTCCCTTCAAGCCTGTCCTTTCTTCAAGGGAGATTGA